In one window of Brassica rapa cultivar Chiifu-401-42 chromosome A07, CAAS_Brap_v3.01, whole genome shotgun sequence DNA:
- the LOC103850093 gene encoding RHOMBOID-like protein 1 produces MSREGLEIKVVDPPPPVSNVSAARSSPGGRQRASFAEFRPFKLWFPWLVPAIVAANIVLFAVSMFINDCPKNSQKCSARFLGRFAFQPMKENPLLGPSSSTLEKMGALEVTMVVDKHQVWRLFTCIWLHAGVFHVLANMLSLIFIGIRLEQEFGFVRIGLLYMISGFGGSLLSSLFNREGISVGASGALFGLLGAMLSELLTNWTIYANKFAALLTLIFIIAINLAVGILPHVDNFAHLGGFTSGFLLGFVFLIRPQYGYFNQRNNPRGYAAPSAKSKHKPYQYVLWITSLLLLIAGYTVGLIVLLRGTDLNKHCPWCHYLSCMPTSLWNCKSQNMYCKSSQIGKQMNLTCIANGRTEMYTLGNENQSQIQQMCSQLCS; encoded by the exons ATGTCTCGCGAAGGTCTGGAGATCAAGGTGGTGGATCCGCCGCCGCCGGTAAGCAACGTCTCCGCGGCGCGATCTTCTCCGGGGGGGAGGCAGCGCGCTTCTTTCGCGGAGTTTCGGCCTTTCAAGCTCTGGTTCCCGTGGCTGGTTCCGGCTATCGTGGCGGCTAACATTGTGCTTTTCGCCGTTTCGATGTTCATCAACGATTGCCCTAAGAACTCGCAAAAGTGCTCCGCTAGGTTTCTCGGGAGGTTCGCGTTTCAGCCTATGAAGGAGAATCCTCTCCTGGGTCCCTCTTCTTCCAC GTTGGAGAAGATGGGGGCTTTAGAGGTAACAATGGTGGTGGATAAGCACCAAGTGTGGCGCTTGTTCACTTGTATATGGCTACACGCTGGTGTTTTCCATGTGCTTGCCAACATGTTAAGCCTTATCTTCATCGGTATTCGGCTCGAGCAAGAGTTTGGGTTCG TACGCATTGGATTGCTCTATATGATATCTGGATTCGGTGGGAGTTTGTTATCATCTCTCTTTAACCGGGAGGGTATATCCGTTGGTGCCTCTGGAGCATTATTCGGTTTGCTTGGCGCTATGCTTTCTGAGCTTCTCACTAACTGGACTATATACGCAAATAAG TTTGCAGCTCTTTTGACACTCATCTTCATCATAGCCATTAATCTAGCAGTAGGTATTCTTCCGCATGTAGACAACTTTGCCCATCTCGGAGGGTTCACTTCCGGGTTTCTTCTAGGCTTTGTTTTCTTGATCCGTCCTCAGTATGGATACTTCAACCAGAGGAACAACCCTCGTGGCTACGCCGCACCTTCTGCTAAATCCAAACACAAGCCGTACCAATACGTTCTCTGGATCACCTCTTTACTGCTTTTGATTGCAGG ATATACCGTTGGGCTCATTGTACTTCTCCGAGGGACGGATTTGAACAAGCACTGTCCATGGTGCCATTATCTCAGTTGTATGCCTACGTCACTGTGGAACTGTAAATCTCAAAATATGTACTGTAAG TCGAGCCAGATTGGGAAGCAGATGAACTTGACGTGTATAGCTAACGGGAGAACAGAGATGTACACGCTTGGTAACGAGAACCAGTCTCAGATTCAGCAGATGTGTTCCCAGTTATGCAGCTGA